Proteins co-encoded in one Runella slithyformis DSM 19594 genomic window:
- a CDS encoding helix-turn-helix transcriptional regulator, whose protein sequence is MKSPISQFVQDKRKSLKLTQVDLAEKSGVGLRFVRELEQGKETLRLDKVNQVLDLFGCEVGPVRKEVIHE, encoded by the coding sequence ATGAAAAGCCCTATTTCTCAATTTGTACAGGACAAGCGCAAGTCTTTAAAACTGACCCAAGTGGATTTAGCCGAAAAATCAGGTGTAGGGCTTCGCTTTGTTCGTGAACTTGAACAGGGTAAAGAAACCTTGCGACTTGACAAGGTAAATCAAGTCTTGGATTTGTTTGGGTGTGAAGTAGGGCCTGTCAGGAAGGAGGTAATTCATGAATAG
- a CDS encoding HipA N-terminal domain-containing protein produces MNRSGEVYYKDHLAGIISEEEDGYVFTYEAAYLKNNHLPMSLTLPLREAAYKSKILFPFFDGLIPEGWLLDIAIQNWKLNPRDRMGLLLTVCQDCLGAVSVKKIENSEP; encoded by the coding sequence ATGAATAGGAGTGGAGAGGTTTATTATAAAGACCACTTGGCGGGTATCATTAGCGAAGAAGAAGATGGATATGTATTCACGTATGAAGCAGCCTATTTGAAAAATAATCACTTACCCATGAGCTTAACTTTACCGCTGAGGGAAGCCGCTTATAAAAGCAAAATTTTGTTTCCATTTTTCGATGGATTGATTCCAGAGGGTTGGTTATTAGATATTGCCATTCAAAATTGGAAGCTCAACCCACGAGACCGAATGGGGCTATTACTCACGGTTTGTCAAGATTGCCTTGGGGCAGTAAGTGTGAAGAAAATCGAAAATAGTGAGCCATGA